In Polyangia bacterium, the following are encoded in one genomic region:
- a CDS encoding DUF6496 domain-containing protein: MPKKTRSTSKKRRYSPLAGRKVKKVMHEAKAGTLRSGRSGKKVTSRKQAVAIGLSEARRAGGKVPAKKK, encoded by the coding sequence ATGCCGAAGAAGACGAGATCCACGAGCAAGAAGCGACGCTATAGCCCGCTGGCCGGTCGCAAGGTCAAGAAGGTGATGCACGAAGCGAAGGCCGGGACGTTGCGCTCGGGCCGCAGCGGCAAGAAGGTGACCAGTCGCAAACAGGCCGTCGCCATCGGCCTGTCGGAGGCGCGTCGCGCGGGCGGCAAGGTCCCGGCGAAAAAAAAGTAG
- a CDS encoding amylo-alpha-1,6-glucosidase, whose amino-acid sequence MIPTLVIYTRGTTPAAVLAQREWIVANGIGGYASGTVGGVITRRFHGLLVASLRNPLGRTMMLNQLSDWVVMPDGRQVLLSGADTGALAEFRLELGLPVWTFTIDDLRLERRLFLPARQNTVAVIYRLLDGPDSLSLGLRPAIQIRPHEASVASHLPAYTISLTEDRFELSSIGPYPPLRMFVQDGRTAFMFEPTAQSPVDYPIEEARGYDWRGALWSRGRFDVTLQKGSAATFVASAEDWETLRSLDPIDLHGCELERRRNLIARAKLGEGEQTEGQLVLAADQFIVSPVGRNADAVRAQARGDSLRSIIAGYHWFTDWGRDTMISLEGLCLLTERHREARWILRTFAGYVRNGLVPNLFPEGSSDGLYHTADATLWFFHALDRYLAYTGDQAFLRELLPLLETIVALHITGTRFGIRVDATDGLLSQGEDGYALTWMDAKCGDWVVTPRRGKAVEINALWFNALSLMAGWMKDLNRPDDVPAFQTRADQVAASFNQRFWFGDGGYLYDVIDGPETKADRLLRPNQLLAISLPHAVLRDDRWQAVLSVVEDKLLTPFGLRSLAPGSPGYQANYHGDLKTRDSAYHQGTVWSWLIGPYVDALLRVDRSARPKVRERLGALAEHLRRSCAGQVAEVFDAEEPFQPRGCVAQAWGVAELLRALDQVRDQPRAPRRGNNSLPS is encoded by the coding sequence GTGATTCCCACCCTGGTGATTTACACCCGCGGAACGACGCCGGCGGCGGTGCTGGCCCAGCGAGAGTGGATCGTCGCCAACGGCATCGGCGGTTACGCGTCGGGCACCGTGGGCGGCGTGATCACCCGGCGGTTTCACGGCCTGCTGGTGGCGTCGCTGCGCAACCCGCTGGGGCGCACGATGATGCTGAACCAACTGAGCGATTGGGTGGTGATGCCGGACGGGCGGCAGGTGTTGCTGTCGGGCGCCGACACCGGCGCCCTGGCCGAGTTTCGATTGGAGCTGGGGTTGCCGGTGTGGACCTTCACCATCGACGACCTGCGCCTGGAAAGGCGCCTGTTCTTGCCGGCGCGCCAGAACACCGTGGCGGTCATCTATCGGCTGCTGGACGGGCCCGATTCGTTGTCGCTGGGTCTGCGGCCGGCCATCCAGATTCGCCCGCACGAGGCGTCGGTGGCCTCGCACCTGCCGGCGTACACCATCTCGCTGACCGAAGATCGGTTCGAGCTGTCGTCGATCGGCCCGTACCCGCCGCTCCGGATGTTCGTACAAGACGGCCGCACCGCCTTCATGTTCGAGCCGACGGCGCAAAGCCCGGTGGACTATCCGATCGAAGAGGCGCGCGGTTACGACTGGCGCGGGGCGCTGTGGTCACGCGGCCGATTCGACGTGACGCTGCAAAAAGGATCGGCGGCGACCTTCGTGGCCTCGGCCGAAGATTGGGAGACGCTGCGGTCCTTGGATCCGATCGACCTGCACGGCTGCGAGCTGGAACGCCGGCGCAATCTGATCGCGCGGGCGAAACTGGGTGAAGGCGAGCAGACGGAAGGGCAGCTGGTCCTGGCGGCGGATCAGTTCATCGTCTCGCCGGTGGGGCGCAACGCCGACGCCGTGCGGGCGCAGGCGCGCGGCGACAGCCTGCGCAGCATCATCGCCGGGTATCACTGGTTCACCGACTGGGGCCGCGACACGATGATCTCGCTGGAGGGCCTGTGTCTTTTGACCGAGCGCCACCGGGAGGCGCGCTGGATCTTGCGGACCTTCGCCGGCTACGTGCGCAATGGCCTCGTCCCCAATCTGTTTCCGGAGGGATCATCGGACGGCCTTTACCACACCGCTGATGCCACGCTGTGGTTCTTCCATGCGCTGGATCGCTATCTGGCCTACACCGGCGATCAGGCCTTCCTGCGCGAGCTTTTGCCGCTGCTGGAGACCATCGTCGCGCTGCACATCACCGGCACGCGTTTTGGCATTCGTGTCGACGCCACGGACGGGCTGCTGTCGCAAGGTGAGGACGGCTATGCGCTGACCTGGATGGACGCCAAGTGCGGGGATTGGGTGGTGACGCCGCGACGAGGGAAAGCGGTCGAGATCAACGCCCTTTGGTTCAACGCGCTGTCGCTCATGGCGGGCTGGATGAAGGATCTCAATCGGCCGGACGACGTGCCCGCCTTTCAAACCCGCGCCGACCAGGTGGCGGCGTCTTTCAACCAGCGCTTCTGGTTCGGCGACGGAGGTTACCTCTACGACGTCATCGACGGGCCCGAGACCAAGGCCGACCGGCTGCTGCGCCCCAATCAATTGCTGGCCATCTCATTGCCGCACGCGGTGTTGCGCGACGATCGCTGGCAGGCGGTGCTGTCGGTGGTCGAGGATAAACTGCTGACGCCGTTTGGGTTGCGCTCGCTGGCGCCAGGCAGCCCGGGCTATCAGGCCAACTATCACGGCGATCTGAAGACGCGCGACTCGGCCTACCATCAAGGAACAGTGTGGAGCTGGCTTATCGGGCCATATGTGGACGCGCTCTTGCGCGTGGATCGCAGCGCCCGGCCGAAAGTGCGCGAACGGTTGGGCGCCCTGGCGGAACATCTGCGACGGAGCTGCGCCGGGCAAGTAGCGGAGGTCTTCGACGCCGAGGAACCGTTCCAGCCACGTGGGTGCGTGGCCCAGGCATGGGGCGTGGCCGAGCTGTTGCGCGCGCTGGATCAGGTGCGCGATCAACCGCGCGCGCCGAGACGCGGTAACAATTCGTTACCTTCCTGA
- the treY gene encoding malto-oligosyltrehalose synthase codes for MNTTEPAIPVATYRLQLHKDFPLVRAQELVPYLAALGISHLYVSPLLAARAGSQHGYDVIDHSRMNPELGTEADLEALARALKARGMGLIVDVVPNHMCISDAGNARWQDVLENGPGAAANEFFDIDWGPPKPELAGKVLLPILGEQFGRELERGALTVRFGGGAFGLHYGDQFLPLSPRSWGLLLVPLWQRVSQRWGAEAADAVELESILRALEHWPTALADHCARRHEREALVRRTAQLTANPAIKDDLDQVLAAFNGTVGQPQTFDGLERLVQGQAYRLAHWRVAAHEINYRRFFDINDLAAIRVERQDVFTIVHRLPARWLADGWVDGFRIDHVDGLLEPAQYLERVAALGGDQKKPFVVVEKILAAAERLPDEWTAAGTTGYEHAAATAGVLVDAENAPLLRDTWNKITGGGQTFADVAYACKRLILSTALSAELTVLARRLDAISEQHRYTRDFTFASLAGGLREVLACFPVYRTYVTREAREVVPRDQQVITRAVREATWRNPVINRSLFRFLEDVLLLRDPDGLTPEQKNIRREFVLRVQQLTGPVMAKGVEDTAFYRYFPLLSLSEVGGDPDRLGASVIDYHQFNRARAASQPHGLSATASHDTKRGEDLRARLHVLSEIPKEWTQLVSRWREENQGLRSDAAGAEQVDAAIELFIYQSLVGAWQAGDDAQPAAGFQPRFQAYVRKAMAEAKLRTSWINPDAEYEEAVVAFVDGLLNPGRSGAFLRSLNDFVRRIDEPGAWNSLVQTLLKVTAPGIPDVYNGAELWDFSFTDPDNRRPVDFRHRHDLLASIAGQANDDPAAKAGALLATPGSGAIKLFVLQRALRTRRQHAAVFAGSTYEPCAASGRRERMVVAFARGDRGQRVLTVTGRLFTHLVRAGEKPIGTVWYDTRVALPEMPPGARYRDSLTDRWLGPERRDDAASFALAEVCAVLPVALIEEVA; via the coding sequence ATGAACACGACTGAGCCGGCGATTCCTGTCGCCACGTATCGATTGCAGCTGCACAAAGATTTTCCGCTGGTGCGGGCGCAAGAGCTGGTGCCGTACCTGGCGGCGCTGGGGATCAGCCATCTTTATGTGTCGCCGCTGCTGGCCGCGCGGGCCGGCAGCCAGCACGGCTATGACGTTATCGATCACAGCCGCATGAATCCGGAGCTCGGAACGGAAGCCGATCTGGAGGCGCTGGCCCGGGCGCTGAAGGCGCGCGGGATGGGCCTGATCGTCGACGTGGTCCCGAACCACATGTGCATCTCCGACGCTGGCAACGCGCGCTGGCAGGACGTCCTCGAAAACGGGCCCGGCGCGGCCGCCAACGAATTCTTCGACATCGACTGGGGACCGCCCAAGCCCGAGCTGGCCGGCAAGGTGTTGCTGCCGATCCTGGGCGAGCAGTTCGGCCGCGAGCTTGAGCGCGGCGCTTTGACGGTCCGCTTCGGCGGCGGCGCCTTCGGCCTTCACTACGGCGATCAATTCTTGCCGCTGTCTCCGCGATCGTGGGGACTGCTGCTGGTGCCGCTGTGGCAGCGCGTCTCGCAGCGCTGGGGAGCGGAGGCAGCGGATGCTGTCGAGCTGGAAAGCATCTTGCGCGCCCTCGAGCACTGGCCGACGGCGCTCGCCGATCACTGCGCGCGCCGCCACGAACGCGAAGCGCTGGTGCGACGGACCGCGCAGTTGACGGCGAATCCAGCGATCAAGGACGACCTTGATCAGGTGCTGGCGGCCTTCAACGGCACCGTCGGTCAGCCGCAGACGTTCGACGGCCTTGAACGGTTGGTGCAAGGGCAGGCCTATCGCCTGGCTCACTGGCGGGTGGCCGCGCACGAGATCAACTATCGCCGTTTCTTCGACATCAACGACCTGGCCGCCATCCGCGTCGAACGGCAGGACGTCTTCACCATCGTTCATCGGTTGCCGGCCCGCTGGTTGGCGGACGGATGGGTGGACGGCTTTCGCATCGACCACGTCGACGGCCTGCTGGAACCGGCGCAGTACCTGGAACGAGTGGCGGCATTGGGCGGCGACCAGAAAAAGCCGTTCGTGGTGGTGGAGAAGATCTTGGCCGCCGCCGAACGGCTGCCCGACGAGTGGACCGCCGCCGGCACCACCGGCTACGAGCACGCCGCGGCCACCGCTGGCGTGCTGGTCGACGCCGAGAACGCTCCGCTGTTGCGCGACACCTGGAACAAGATCACCGGCGGCGGGCAGACCTTCGCCGACGTCGCCTACGCCTGCAAGCGGCTGATTCTGTCCACGGCCTTGTCGGCCGAGTTGACGGTGCTGGCGCGCCGGCTGGACGCGATTTCTGAGCAGCACCGTTACACGCGCGATTTCACCTTTGCCAGCCTGGCGGGTGGCCTGCGCGAGGTTCTGGCTTGTTTTCCCGTGTACCGAACCTATGTGACCCGCGAGGCGCGTGAAGTGGTGCCACGCGATCAGCAGGTCATCACCCGCGCCGTGCGCGAGGCGACCTGGCGCAACCCGGTGATCAACCGATCGCTGTTTCGTTTTCTGGAAGATGTCCTTCTGCTGCGCGATCCGGATGGCCTGACCCCCGAACAGAAAAACATCCGGCGCGAGTTTGTCCTGCGGGTTCAGCAACTGACCGGGCCAGTGATGGCCAAGGGTGTAGAGGACACCGCGTTCTACCGGTATTTTCCGCTGCTTTCGCTGTCCGAGGTGGGCGGCGATCCGGATCGTCTGGGCGCCAGCGTGATCGACTATCACCAGTTCAACCGGGCCCGCGCCGCCAGCCAGCCCCACGGGCTGTCCGCCACCGCCAGCCACGACACCAAGCGCGGCGAGGATCTGCGCGCCCGGCTGCACGTGTTGTCGGAGATCCCCAAGGAATGGACCCAGCTGGTGTCGCGCTGGCGCGAGGAGAACCAAGGCTTGCGCTCGGATGCCGCCGGGGCCGAGCAGGTGGACGCGGCCATCGAGCTTTTCATCTATCAATCGTTGGTGGGCGCCTGGCAGGCGGGTGACGACGCGCAGCCGGCGGCGGGGTTTCAGCCGCGGTTCCAGGCTTACGTACGCAAGGCGATGGCCGAAGCGAAGCTGCGCACGAGCTGGATCAACCCCGACGCCGAGTACGAAGAAGCGGTGGTGGCGTTCGTCGACGGCCTGCTGAACCCCGGGCGCAGCGGAGCGTTCCTGCGATCGCTGAACGATTTCGTCCGCCGCATCGACGAGCCGGGGGCATGGAATTCTCTGGTGCAGACATTGTTAAAGGTGACCGCGCCGGGAATTCCCGACGTCTACAACGGCGCCGAGCTGTGGGATTTTTCTTTCACCGATCCGGACAACCGCCGGCCGGTTGACTTTCGACATCGGCACGATCTGCTGGCGTCGATCGCCGGGCAGGCCAACGATGATCCGGCGGCGAAGGCCGGCGCGTTGCTGGCCACGCCCGGGAGCGGGGCGATCAAGCTGTTCGTCCTGCAGCGGGCGCTGCGCACCCGCCGCCAGCACGCCGCGGTCTTCGCCGGCTCGACCTATGAGCCGTGCGCGGCCAGCGGCCGGCGCGAGCGCATGGTGGTGGCGTTCGCGCGCGGCGATCGCGGCCAGCGCGTGCTGACGGTGACCGGCCGGCTGTTCACCCATCTGGTGCGCGCCGGTGAAAAACCGATCGGCACGGTCTGGTACGACACGCGCGTGGCCCTGCCCGAGATGCCGCCCGGCGCCCGCTACCGCGATTCTTTGACCGATCGCTGGCTTGGTCCCGAGCGTCGCGACGATGCCGCGTCGTTCGCGCTGGCCGAGGTCTGCGCGGTGCTGCCGGTGGCCCTGATCGAGGAGGTCGCGTGA